From a region of the Rhinatrema bivittatum chromosome 15, aRhiBiv1.1, whole genome shotgun sequence genome:
- the TXNL4B gene encoding thioredoxin-like protein 4B, producing the protein MSFLLPKLTSKKEIDQAIKSTAEKVLVLRFGRDEDSVCLQLDDILAKTSHDLSKMATIYLVDVDKMPVYTQYFDISYIPSTVFFFNGQHMKVDYGSPDHTKFVGCFKTKQDFIDLIEVIYRGAMRGKLIVQSPIDPKNIPKYDLLYQGI; encoded by the exons ATGAGTTTCTTGCTGCCCAAGTTAACCAGCAAAAAAGAGATAGACCAAGCTATAAAAAGCACGGCGGAGAAAGTTCTAGTACTTCGATTTGGGAGAGATGAGGATTCTGTTTGTCTGCAACTGGATGATATT CTTGCAAAGACTTCTCATGACCTAAGTAAAATGGCAACCATTTATCTGGTTGATGTGGACAAGATGCCTGTATACACCCAGTATTTTGATATAAGTTACATTCCATCCACTGTCTTTTTCTTCAATGGGCAGCACATGAAAGTGGATTATGG ATCTCCAGATCATACAAAGTTTGTGGGGTGTTTCAAAACCAAGCAAGACTTTATAGACTTAATTGAAGTGATTTATCGTGGAGCGATGCGTGGAAAGCTTATTGTGCAAAGTCCTATCGACCCCAAAAACATTCCCAAGTATGACCTTCTTTATCAAGGAATTTAA
- the LOC115077003 gene encoding putative protein FAM172B isoform X1 translates to MLAKWQMEQLVSCEKYPEIAKGLEEFKYCFNEKGELRHIDTNEPFVFNYYKNEHERNHKRYQVLGQVITQYVYELLEKECDLQKVHIPLDARSHEPQSCFFMSKEALTNPSSLIVLLQDHGVIRAGQWGQKTIIHHGLDRGTQIAFIKMALKEYGGVIVLNPNDNFIEMKVEDELEMTLIKKEKSSSENGQVPALCNRQQIAKRCCSTTEEHTTYVWDHFIAKSLAKKVAFIAHGYGGLTFVDLLVGRKEVMSKVFAVAFIDSKHNTQHQAGDDTEVQDWIRRHCRSWVLCSKPLNRPTGSVLKMDCPRVSAGTENHELAPSFSLEPIFRFLGRSSEPKTNTVYTRTRMVTRSAVQKKNPTE, encoded by the coding sequence ATGGAGCAGTTAGTGAGCTGTGAAAAATATCCTGAAATTGCAAAGGGTTTGGAAGAATTTAAATACTGTTTCAATGAAAAGGGAGAATTGAGGCACATAGACACTAATGAGCCTTTTGTCTTTAATTATTACAAAAATGAACACGAGAGAAATCACAAACGCTATCAGGTGCTGGGACAAGTAATTACACAGTATGTGTATGAGCTGCTGGAGAAGGAGTGTGACCTGCAGAAAGTGCATATCCCACTGGATGCTCGGAGCCATGAACCCCAGAGCTGCTTCTTTATGAGTAAAGAAGCTTTAACCAATCCCTCGAGCCTCATTGTTCTTCTGCAAGACCATGGAGTTATTCGGGCTGGTCAGTGGGGACAGAAAACCATCATCCATCACGGTCTAGACCGGGGAACTCAGATAGCATTTATTAAAATGGCTCTGAAAGAGTACGGTGGGGTCATTGTGTTGAACCCCAATGACAACTTCATTGAGATGAAAGTAGAAGACGAGCTTGAAATGACTCTCATAAAGAAAGAGAAGTCATCATCTGAAAATGGTCAGGTACCTGCATTGTGCAACAGGCAGCAGATCGCAAAGAGGTGCTGCAGTACCACCGAAGAGCACACCACTTATGTGTGGGACCACTTTATTGCTAAAAGTTTAGCTAAGAAAGTAGCTTTCATCGCCCATGGCTATGGGGGCTTGACCTTTGTTGATCTGTTAGttgggaggaaggaggtgatGAGTAAAGTTTTTGCTGTTGCATTTATAGACTCCAAACACAACACCCAGCATCAAGCTGGGGATGACACAGAGGTGCAGGACTGGATTCGGAGGCATTGCAGGAGCTGGGTCCTCTGTTCTAAACCTTTAAACAGGCCCACAGGCTCGGTGTTGAAGATGGATTGTCCTAGAGTCTCTGCTGGTACTGAAAACCATGAACTGGCACCTTCCTTCAGCCTCGAGCCCATCTTCAGATTTCTTGGTAGATCCTCAGAGCCCAAAACAAATACAGTATATACAAGGACAAGAATGGTAACTAGGAGTGCTGTGCAAAAGAAGAACCCTACTGAATAA
- the LOC115077003 gene encoding putative protein FAM172B isoform X2, whose amino-acid sequence MWQMEQLVSCEKYPEIAKGLEEFKYCFNEKGELRHIDTNEPFVFNYYKNEHERNHKRYQVLGQVITQYVYELLEKECDLQKVHIPLDARSHEPQSCFFMSKEALTNPSSLIVLLQDHGVIRAGQWGQKTIIHHGLDRGTQIAFIKMALKEYGGVIVLNPNDNFIEMKVEDELEMTLIKKEKSSSENGQVPALCNRQQIAKRCCSTTEEHTTYVWDHFIAKSLAKKVAFIAHGYGGLTFVDLLVGRKEVMSKVFAVAFIDSKHNTQHQAGDDTEVQDWIRRHCRSWVLCSKPLNRPTGSVLKMDCPRVSAGTENHELAPSFSLEPIFRFLGRSSEPKTNTVYTRTRMVTRSAVQKKNPTE is encoded by the coding sequence ATGGAGCAGTTAGTGAGCTGTGAAAAATATCCTGAAATTGCAAAGGGTTTGGAAGAATTTAAATACTGTTTCAATGAAAAGGGAGAATTGAGGCACATAGACACTAATGAGCCTTTTGTCTTTAATTATTACAAAAATGAACACGAGAGAAATCACAAACGCTATCAGGTGCTGGGACAAGTAATTACACAGTATGTGTATGAGCTGCTGGAGAAGGAGTGTGACCTGCAGAAAGTGCATATCCCACTGGATGCTCGGAGCCATGAACCCCAGAGCTGCTTCTTTATGAGTAAAGAAGCTTTAACCAATCCCTCGAGCCTCATTGTTCTTCTGCAAGACCATGGAGTTATTCGGGCTGGTCAGTGGGGACAGAAAACCATCATCCATCACGGTCTAGACCGGGGAACTCAGATAGCATTTATTAAAATGGCTCTGAAAGAGTACGGTGGGGTCATTGTGTTGAACCCCAATGACAACTTCATTGAGATGAAAGTAGAAGACGAGCTTGAAATGACTCTCATAAAGAAAGAGAAGTCATCATCTGAAAATGGTCAGGTACCTGCATTGTGCAACAGGCAGCAGATCGCAAAGAGGTGCTGCAGTACCACCGAAGAGCACACCACTTATGTGTGGGACCACTTTATTGCTAAAAGTTTAGCTAAGAAAGTAGCTTTCATCGCCCATGGCTATGGGGGCTTGACCTTTGTTGATCTGTTAGttgggaggaaggaggtgatGAGTAAAGTTTTTGCTGTTGCATTTATAGACTCCAAACACAACACCCAGCATCAAGCTGGGGATGACACAGAGGTGCAGGACTGGATTCGGAGGCATTGCAGGAGCTGGGTCCTCTGTTCTAAACCTTTAAACAGGCCCACAGGCTCGGTGTTGAAGATGGATTGTCCTAGAGTCTCTGCTGGTACTGAAAACCATGAACTGGCACCTTCCTTCAGCCTCGAGCCCATCTTCAGATTTCTTGGTAGATCCTCAGAGCCCAAAACAAATACAGTATATACAAGGACAAGAATGGTAACTAGGAGTGCTGTGCAAAAGAAGAACCCTACTGAATAA